Proteins encoded in a region of the Rutidosis leptorrhynchoides isolate AG116_Rl617_1_P2 chromosome 9, CSIRO_AGI_Rlap_v1, whole genome shotgun sequence genome:
- the LOC139865598 gene encoding beta-1,4-xylosyltransferase IRX14-like: MKLQALQQSYANRGRNNSFRNQSPLDSALDGANAVKSPASIFWLILHCLCCLISLILGFRFSRLLFYLLFSTSSINNLYTTTTTSFGTANDIAETLSFTTSNRNLSPPVVTVNNSSSTITSSRVVVGRHGIRIRPWPHPDPVEVMKAHKIIEAVQREQKVQYGIKNPRSLIVITPTYVRTFQTLHMTGLMHTLMNLNYDVVWIVVEAGGATNETAALLVKSKLAVKHIGFEKRMPIFWEARHKMETQMRLRGLRLVREEKLDGIIMFADDSNMHSLELFDEIQKVEWIGAVSVGILAHSSRMDEDPFEVQKTIEENDEKKSSLPIQGPACNSSDRLIGWHTFNSVLYKGRNANYIGDMAVVLPRKLEWSGFVMNSRLVWSEAEFKPDWIKDWDTVVFGDGDNEIESPLSLLKDYSMVEPLGSCGKKVMVWWLRAEARADSKFPAGWTIDPPLEVTVPAKRTPWPEVPPELPSNTEKIISGSTQENPEKRATKTRTPKSRRSSRSKRKHEPRNADARLSARTSGERVGN; encoded by the exons atgaagttacaGGCGTTACAACAGAGCTACGCAAATCGTGGCCGGAACAACAGTTTCCGAAACCAATCGCCGTTAGATTCAGCATTAGATGGAGCTAACGCCGTTAAATCTCCGGCAAGTATATTTTGGTTAATCCTTCATTGTTTATGCTGTTTAATTAGTCTTATACTTGGATTTAGATTCTCTCGTTTACTATTCTACTTATTGTTTTCAacttcttcgattaataatctgtACACCACTACAACGACGTCGTTTGGCACCGCTAACGATATAGCTGAAACGCTGTCGTTTACCACTTCTAATCGTAACCTATCACCGCCTGTTGTAACAGTCAATAATAGTAGTAGTACGATTACATCTAGTAGAGTTGTGGTCGGGCGGCATGGGATCCGGATCCGGCCGTGGCCACATCCGGATCCTGTTGAGGTTATGAAAGCTCATAAGATAATTGAAGCTGTTCAGAGAGAACAAAAGGTTCAGTATGGAATTAAAAACCCTAGGTCATTGATTGTTATTACGCCTACATATGTTCGGACTTTTCAAACGTTACATATGACCGGATTGATGCATACGTTAATGAATTTGAACTATGATGTGGTGTGGATTGTGGTGGAAGCTGGTGGTGCTACGAATGAAACGGCTGCATTGCTTGTGAAATCGAAACTTGCAGTTAAGCACATTGGATTTGAGAAGAGGATGCCGATTTTTTGGGAAGCTAGACACAAGATGGAAACGCAGATGCGGTTGCGTGGTTTGAG ACTTGTAAGAGAAGAGAAGCTCGACGGAATCATTATGTTTGCTGATGATAGTAATATGCATAGTTTAGAACTGTTTGATGAGATCCAAAAGGTGGAATGGATCGGTGCGGTTTCGGTTGGAATTCTCGCTCATTCGAGTCGTATGGATGAAGATCCCTTTGAGGTTCAAAAAACTATTGAAGAAAATGATGAAAAGAAGTCATCATTGCCGATTCAAGGTCCGGCTTGTAACTCATCCGATCGATTAATCGGGTGGCATACGTTTAACTCTGTTTTATACAAGGGGAGGAATGCAAATTATATTGGTGATATGGCGGTTGTGTTGCCAAGGAAATTAGAGTGGTCAGGGTTTGTGATGAACTCGAGGTTGGTATGGAGTGAAGCTGAATTTAAGCCTGATTGGATTAAAGATTGGGATACGGTTGTGTTTGGTGATGGAGATAATGAGATTGAGAGTCCTCTTTCTTTGCTTAAAGACTATTCTATGGTGGAACCTTTAGGTAGTTGTGGAAAGAAGGTGATGGTTTGGTGGCTTCGTGCTGAGGCTCGTGCGGATAGCAAGTTCCCTGCCGG ATGGACCATTGATCCTCCATTAGAGGTGACGGTCCCAGCGAAACGTACACCATGGCCCGAAGTTCCCCCCGAACTCCCATCGAACACTGAAAAAATCATCAGTGGCAGCACCCAAGAAAATCCCGAGAAGCGTGCAACGAAAACCCGCACACCTAAATCAAGACGCAGTTCACGCAGCAAAAGAAAACACGAACCTCGAAATGCAGATGCCCGTTTATCCGCCAGAACTTCTGGAGAAAGAGTCGGTAACTAG
- the LOC139865597 gene encoding UPF0481 protein At3g47200-like yields the protein MENNQSEWLVTIADELEKARITNEAIFTRKTCIYRVPRYLREADEKSYTPSAVSIGPYHKQNSHLLCMERHKWRAFYQTINRNHHDFKRYLDSIQNIEEKARGAYEGEIDLDSNEFVKMMVLDGCFILELFRGMKEGFEKLGYARGDPVFSICGALDSIRRDMVKLENQIPMFVLESLLAVQTGEDHDPHELARMGITFFAPLIPTDEPFNKGNVSDEFDPQPLHCLHLFRENLVNKGLILPKRTKKLWKRKLSRNVVGKPTTQVTYCVSQLRESGIRFRKRKTDQFWDIKYKDSVLEIPRILIHEGSKSIFRNLVAFEEIHPECSNEITAYLVFMNNLIDSAEDVGYLHYKGIIEHWLGNHDDVADLFNGLCNEVVADLNGSYLSGLTDKINKSRDNRWTTWKADLVHKYFQSPWAFISFIAAILLLLITVMQSFYDIYSYYHPTS from the coding sequence ATGGAGAACAATCAATCTGAATGGCTCGTCACAATTGCAGACGAGCTCGAGAAAGCGCGAATAACTAACGAAGCAATTTTCACACGAAAAACTTGCATTTACAGAGTTCCTAGATACCTACGAGAAGCTGACGAAAAATCTTATACTCCTAGTGCGGTTAGCATCGGGCCCTACCACAAACAAAATAGCCACCTACTGTGTATGGAACGTCACAAGTGGCGTGCCTTTTACCAGACTATTAATCGCAATCACCATGACTTCAAGCGTTATCTTGACTCGATCCAAAACATCGAAGAAAAAGCACGTGGGGCATACGAGGGCGAGATTGATCTTGATAGCAACGAGTTTGTCAAGATGATGGTTCTTGATGGTTGTTTCATCCTTGAGCTATTTAGAGGAATGAAAGAAGGATTTGAAAAACTTGGTTACGCTAGAGGGGACCCGGTGTTTTCGATTTGTGGGGCCCTAGATTCAATTCGGAGAGACATGGTGAAGCTAGAGAACCAGATTCCTATGTTCGTACTTGAATCGCTCTTAGCCGTTCAAACAGGTGAGGATCATGACCCACACGAGCTAGCCAGAATGGGAATCACATTCTTTGCGCCGTTGATCCCAACTGACGAACCGTTTAACAAAGGTAACGTTTCTGACGAGTTCGATCCACAACCGCTTCATTGTCTCCATCTTTTCCGAGAGAATCTCGTCAACAAAGGCTTAATTTTACCGAAAAGAACGAAAAAGTTATGGAAGCGAAAGTTGAGCCGTAACGTTGTGGGCAAGCCTACGACACAGGTAACATATTGTGTGTCGCAACTTCGAGAAAGTGGTATAAGGTTTAGGAAACGAAAGACCGACCAGTTTTGGGACATAAAGTACAAGGATTCGGTATTGGAGATACCTCGGATCTTAATTCACGAAGGTAGTAAATCCATTTTTCGTAATCTTGTGGCATTCGAGGAGATTCATCCCGAATGCAGTAACGAGATTACAGCGTACTTGGTTTTCATGAATAACTTGATAGATTCGGCTGAGGACGTAGGCTACTTACATTATAAAGGGATCATCGAGCATTGGTTGGGGAATCATGATGACGTCGCTGATCTATTTAACGGACTATGTAACGAGGTTGTTGCGGATCTTAACGGGAGTTATCTTTCTGGGTTAACAGATAAGATTAATAAGAGTCGTGATAACCGGTGGACTACATGGAAAGCAGACTTAGTGCACAAGTACTTTCAAAGCCCGTGGGCTTTTATCTCGTTCATCGCAGCTATCTTGTTGTTGCTGATCACTGTTATGCAGTCGTTTTACGACATTTATTCCTATTACCATCCTACTTCTTGA
- the LOC139868807 gene encoding glutamate--tRNA ligase, chloroplastic/mitochondrial: MAQVRVPGGAIPSEYAFGLGSCLPLMGYSVEWYGINNTEFWCAAIRVRKSHSEWIMKMATIAYGIGLGGIRFEFSSPQSKSFLLHHHHHYHHHCCFNLTKSNKHNIFTTTRRRSTLISPTRTFSISASSSSSSSSSDDKQQVRVRFAPSPTGNLHVGGARTALFNYLFARSKRGKFILRIEDTDLERSTKESEEAVLRDLNWLGLSWDEGPDIGGDYGPYRQSERNELYKQYALKLLQSGQVYRCFCSNQELEQMKEIAKEKQLPPVYSGKWATATDDEIQQELAKGTPCTYRFRVPKEGTLKINDLIRGEVSWNLDTLGDFVVMRSNGQPVYNFCVTIDDATMAITHVIRAEEHLPNTLRQALIYKALGFTMPSFAHVSLILAPDRSKLSKRHGATSVGQFNEMGYLPQAIVNYLALLGWSDGTNDEFFTLEQLVEKFSINRVNKSGAIFDSTKLRWMNGLHLKALPTQELIKTIGEQWKSAGILNESHGPFIEESFKLLEGGMDVITDADKLLSDLLSYPFHDTLSSSEGREMLEDGLAVVAESLLAAYDSGELLGALEQGKSGWQKWVKAFGKSLKRKGKSLFMPLRVLLTGKLHGPDMGETIVLIHEAGTSGIVSPKVGFVTLEQRLKLLREVNWDAFSKVEETAISH; this comes from the exons ATGGCGCAGGTTCGAGTCCCGGGGGGAGCAATTCCCTCAGAGTATGCCTTCGGGTTAGGCTCGTGCTTGCCACTCATGGGGTATTCGGTGGAG tgGTATGGTATAAATAATACTGAGTTTTGGTGTGCAGCGATTAGGGTAAGAAAATCACATTCTGAGTGGATCATGAAAATGGCGACTATAGCCTATGGGATTGGGTTAGGAGGAATCCGTTTCGAATTTTCTTCACCACAATCAAAATCCTTTCttcttcatcaccatcatcattatcatcatcattgttgTTTTAATTTAACCAAATCCAACAAACATAACATTTTCACAACAACCAGAAGAAGAAGCACACTTATCTCCCCCACCCGAACATTTTCGATctctgcatcatcatcatcatcatcatcatcatcagatgatAAACAACAAGTTCGCGTGCGTTTTGCACCATCTCCAACCGGTAATCTTCACGTCGGTGGCGCCCGAACTGCCCTTTTCAATTACCTTTTCGCTAG GTCTAAAAGGGGTAAATTTATACTGAGAATAGAAGACACTGACCTGGAGAGATCAACTAAGGAATCCGAGGAAGCCGTTTTACGCGACCTTAATTGGCTCGGTCTTTCATGGGACGAAGGTCCCGACATCGGTGGCGATTACGGTCCGTATCGTCAGTCGGAAAGAAATGAATTGTACAAACAATATGCTCTCAAACTTCTTCAATCGGGTCAAGTTTACCGTTGCTTTTGCTCTAATCAG GAACTCGAGCAAATGAAGGAGATTGCGAAAGAAAAGCAACTACCTCCTGTATATTCTGGAAAGTGGGCCACCGCTACAGACGACGAAATTCAACAAGAATTAGCGAAGGGAACCCCGTGTACTTACAGATTTCGGGTTCCAAAAGAAGGGACCTTGAAGATCAATGACTTGATTAGGGGAGAG GTTAGCTGGAATTTAGATACGCTTGGCGATTTTGTTGTTATGAGAAGTAATGGACAACCAGTTTATAACTTTTGTGTCACTATTGATGATGCTACTATGGCTATTACACATGTAATAAG GGCCGAAGAGCACTTACCTAATACACTACGACAAGCATTGATATATAAA GCTTTAGGGTTTACAATGCCTTCATTTGCACACGTTTCATTGATTCTTGCACCTGATCGAAGCAAACTGTCTAAACGACACGGTGCAACTTCAGTAGGGCAG TTTAACGAAATGGGGTATTTGCCTCAAGCAATTGTGAATTACCTAGCGTTGTTGGGTTGGAGCGATGGGACTAACGATGAATTTTTTACCTTAGAGCAACTAG TTGAAAAGTTTTCGATTAACCGTGTGAACAAAAGTGGAGCCATATTTGATTCCACCAAATTGAG gtgGATGAATGGGCTGCATTTGAAAGCTCTTCCTACACAAGAGTTGATAAAGACAATCGGTGAGCAATGGAAGAGTGCAGGCATATTAAATGAATCACACGGGCCCTTTATAGAA GAGAGTTTTAAGCTCCTGGAGGGCGGGATGGACGTGATAACAGATGCCGACAAATTACTTTCGGATTTGCTATCTTATCCATTTCATGATACTCTATCAAG CTCTGAAGGTAGAGAAATGTTAGAAGATGGTCTCGCTGTGGTTGCTGAAAGTCTGTTAGCTGCATATGATAGTGGCGAGCTTTTAGGTGCACTTGAACAAGGAAAATCTGGGTGGCAGAAGTGGGTTAAAGCTTTTGGAAAATCATTAAAACGCAAG GGTAAATCTCTATTCATGCCCCTGAGAGTTTTGCTTACAGGAAAACTACACGGACCTGACATGGGAGAGACCATAGTCTTGATCCAtgaagcggggactagtggaatcGTGTCTCCAAAAGTTGGGTTCGTTACACTCGAACAACGACTCAAATTGCTAAGAGAAGTTAATTGGGATGCTTTTAGCAAGGTAGAAGAGACTGCCATTTCTCACTGA
- the LOC139867357 gene encoding uncharacterized protein yields the protein MNMAVGLPLTAAVAHLDDYNHNHNDININLNSNNNNNDEQQHHLRKWRLVLSYDGTRFSGWQYQSSTPTLQCTLEEALTRVTKLDRKVLSLVGASRTDTGVHALGQVAHFVTPFNYDQLEDMHAALNGVLPPDVRVKQVSPALPQFHARFSVTGKIYHYKIYNDTVMDPFHRLYAYHNLSKLNISVMKEAAKYFVGKHDFSAFANAQRNDRTVNPVKNISRVDIIEKGPVMQIEVEGSGFLYKQIRNMVALLVQIGREAIPPDIVPKILATCDRKELAKVALVAPPHGLCLVKVNYKEEHLQLPEDGPATSFGRHRSISKCKVQYY from the exons ATGAATATGGCAGTTGGACTTCCATTGACAGCAGCTGTTGCTCACCTCGacgattataatcataatcataatgatattaatattaatcttaatagtaataataataataatgatgaacaaCAACATCATCTTCGCAAATGGCGTTTGGTGTTATCTTACGACGGAACTCGATTTTCTG GTTGGCAATATCAGTCCTCAACACCAACATTACAATGCACATTGGAAGAAGCCTTAACTCGTGTTACTAAACTCGATCGTAAGGTTCTCTCTTTAGTCGGTGCAAGTAGGACCGACACCGGTGTTCATGCTCTAGGTCAG GTGGCACACTTCGTTACACCTTTCAATTACGACCAACTGGAGGATATGCACGCAGCACTTAACGGTGTTCTTCCTCCTGATGTTCGAGTTAAACAAGTTAGCCCTGCACTCCCCCAATTTCATGCTCGATTTTCAGTCACCGGAAAAATTtatcattataaaatatataacgaCACTGTTATGGACCCGTTCCATCGACTATACGCGTATCACAATCTTTCAAAACTCAATATTTCTGTCATGAAGGAAGCTGCTAAGTATTTTGTAGGGAAACATGATTTTTCTGCTTTTGCAAATGCACAACGCAATGATCGTACAGTTAACCCTGTCAAGAACATTTCCCGAGTGGATATTATTGAAAAG GGACCTGTAATGCAGATTGAGGTTGAAGGATCTGGGTTTCTATATAAGCAAATCCGAAACATG GTTGCGTTACTTGTACAAATTGGGAGGGAAGCAATTCCACCGGACATTGTTCCGAAAATTTTGGCAACTTGTGATCGAAAGGAACTTGCGAAAGTTGCGCTTGTAGCTCCACCTCATGGTCTTTGTCTTGTTAAAGTCAACTATAAGGAGGAACATCTTCAACTTCCTGAGGATGGGCCCGCAACTAGTTTCGGTAGGCATCGTAGCATAAGCAAATGTAAGGTTCAATATTACTGA